Below is a genomic region from Hylemonella gracilis.
TCGGCCTCGCCGTAACGCAGCACCTCGACGGGCCGCTGGCCGCCCAGCGCCTGTTCCAGCGTCAGCGCCTCGGGCGTGACGCCAACCACGTGGTACAGCTCCACGCCGCCCGAGGACGATGCCGCCGCGCCGAAATGCTTCAGGCGCGGCAGATTGGGCACCCGGCCGATGCCGCGCCGGCTGTGCACCGCCGGCACCCGCTCCTGCACATGCTCGCCAATGAAATACCCCAGCAGGCCCCAGTCCTGCACGGACTCCACCTCGATGTCCAGCTCCACCACGTGCGTGGCGTGGCGGTTCTCGGGCAGGTGGTAGCCCCAGTAGGGAATGCGCGCGGTCAGCATGGCCGCGCCGCAGCTCTCGCGCCCTTCGGTGTTGGTGCGCGCACCCAGCACCGAATTGCAGTAGATCACCGCCGACGACTCCATCCAGGCGCAGTGCTCGCCCCGGGTCGGGATGTTGCCCACCTGGTAGGGCGTGCAGGTGTTCATGATCTGGGCACCCAGGCTGGCGGCGTGGCGCTCGCTCTTCTCGTAGAAGCGCACCGTTTCCTCGCTCAGGCCCATGCGCTCGGGCTGGCCCGGGTCGAAGCCGAGCTGCAGATGGCTGGTGAAAACCTTGAACTTCGGGATCTCCACCACCTCCTGGCTGTCCAGGCTGAATTCGGAGAACACCGCGTCCATGCCGCCCTTGGCCAGGGCGAAATCGCGCTGGAAGGGCGTGGTCGAGGTGATGGTGGCGCAGACATTGCGCGTCTCCACCAGGCGCTCCGCGCCCAAGGCCTCGCCATAACGGACCAGCAGATCCATGGCCTTCTGCACGGCCGGGCCTTGGTGGCCGTCGTACATGGCTTTTTCTTCGTCGGTCAATCGCATGGGCTTGAGGCTCCGAAACAGTTCTAGGGGTTCTAGGGTGAGGAAGAAAGTGCCGCGGCCTGCGTGGGCAGCACCACACGGCCGCCGATCTCGGCGGCGATGCCGGCGGCCATCTGCACGAGGGCGGGAGCCACCTCGTCGCGCAGACCTTGTTCGCTGAAGTGGAAGGCGGGGCCACCGCAGTTGAGCGCCATGACCTCGCCAGTCGGGCCGACCAGGGCCACCGAGACCGAATTGATCTCGCGGTGGAACTCGCCCAGCGACAGGCAATAACCCAGGCGATGGGCTTCGTTGATGGCCCGCTCCATGCCGGGCGCCACGCTGCCCCACTCGGCCCCGCGCAGCAGACGC
It encodes:
- a CDS encoding aconitase X; translation: MRLTDEEKAMYDGHQGPAVQKAMDLLVRYGEALGAERLVETRNVCATITSTTPFQRDFALAKGGMDAVFSEFSLDSQEVVEIPKFKVFTSHLQLGFDPGQPERMGLSEETVRFYEKSERHAASLGAQIMNTCTPYQVGNIPTRGEHCAWMESSAVIYCNSVLGARTNTEGRESCGAAMLTARIPYWGYHLPENRHATHVVELDIEVESVQDWGLLGYFIGEHVQERVPAVHSRRGIGRVPNLPRLKHFGAAASSSGGVELYHVVGVTPEALTLEQALGGQRPVEVLRYGEAERRQTYEKLNTTARSAEIQYVMLGCPHYTIEQIWEAAQLLEGRKVHPDCELWIFTPRAIKSLADRNGYTRIIEEAGGILMTDSCSAMSRAVPKGTRTVALDSAKQAHYLPAILGVQAWFGSTAECIDAACTGRWQGALQ